The following are encoded in a window of Lactobacillus intestinalis genomic DNA:
- a CDS encoding aldose epimerase family protein produces MKTAFKKYGRKDNHDLCELMLLNDSGMEVKILNYGATLEKVLLSGDDLILSLNSPADYSKERNFLGGTVGRICGRVYQGKWQLGANILQLLQNDGENHIHGGIGLDMQVWNFKLYAGSQVARADLTLVDPDGNNGYPGNLKLHAIYELDNDNNLRYELIAVSDKMTIFNPANHTYFTLGEKAKDLKMQLNADYYLPVGEDGLPNQGMKSVDQTAFDFRKVKKIGEALNSSDKQIKLRNGLDHPFILNGNRPAATLIGENHQMTMTTNAPAIVTYTANHFNHTGVANNIDQYDGITLEAQCPPSENSDLGEITLLPFEKFDRKICWSFK; encoded by the coding sequence ATGAAGACAGCATTTAAGAAATATGGGCGCAAAGATAATCACGATCTATGTGAATTAATGCTTTTGAATGATTCTGGCATGGAAGTCAAAATCCTCAATTATGGTGCCACTTTAGAAAAAGTTCTTCTTTCTGGTGACGATCTAATTTTGTCATTGAATTCACCAGCAGATTATTCAAAAGAACGGAATTTTTTGGGTGGAACGGTCGGCCGAATTTGTGGACGTGTTTACCAAGGAAAGTGGCAATTGGGTGCGAATATTTTGCAACTTCTACAAAATGATGGTGAAAATCATATCCATGGTGGCATTGGCTTAGATATGCAAGTTTGGAATTTTAAACTTTATGCTGGTAGCCAAGTGGCACGAGCTGACTTAACTTTAGTCGATCCAGATGGCAATAATGGCTATCCTGGAAACTTAAAATTGCACGCTATTTATGAATTAGATAATGATAACAATTTACGCTATGAATTGATCGCAGTTAGCGACAAGATGACGATTTTTAATCCAGCCAATCATACTTACTTCACTTTAGGTGAGAAGGCTAAAGATTTAAAGATGCAGCTGAACGCAGATTACTATTTACCGGTAGGTGAAGATGGTTTGCCAAATCAAGGGATGAAGAGTGTTGATCAAACAGCTTTTGATTTTAGAAAAGTGAAGAAAATTGGTGAAGCGCTAAACTCTAGCGATAAGCAGATTAAATTGCGTAATGGTCTTGATCATCCTTTTATTTTAAACGGCAATCGGCCAGCTGCTACTTTAATTGGTGAAAATCATCAAATGACGATGACGACCAATGCGCCAGCTATTGTCACTTATACGGCCAATCATTTTAACCATACGGGCGTGGCAAACAATATTGACCAATATGATGGCATTACGCTCGAAGCGCAATGTCCACCATCTGAAAATTCAGACTTAGGTGAAATCACTTTGCTTCCATTTGAAAAATTTGACCGCAAAATTTGTTGGTCATTTAAATAG
- a CDS encoding MFS transporter has protein sequence MAKKESIYSKDVILVMAASFFFMFSTMFVNPLINGYAKDLGASSAFAGFIVGIMSIAAMFLRPVAGNLTDKFSKYKLSFIGGVLILIGILGYIFTPSSGWLLLFRLINGTGYVLCTVCMTTWLAFLVPRQRVGEAMGFYGLMNALAMALAPAIAINIYQKIGYREALIASAIAAFLMIVSIQFVGNHAQPNQKLQEVKHTHFKIIQWNVLPVAILTTLFALPYFTTQADIVAYVEQKHIDVAVGMYFMIYAVVLLVIRIGLKRFFDTVRFGVWFWISTVSTAFYILMLAFMTNNWMMALAAAGMAMGYGIIYSVLQSTALLLAPISEQGLASSTFYLGLDIGMALGPILSGFIDSILPIQYFYPVELILIPLVIIVYVIYKKRLNAAIDNH, from the coding sequence ATGGCTAAAAAAGAATCGATTTATAGTAAAGATGTAATTTTGGTAATGGCTGCATCTTTCTTTTTTATGTTTAGTACGATGTTTGTTAATCCATTGATTAACGGTTATGCTAAAGACTTAGGGGCAAGCTCAGCATTTGCGGGCTTTATTGTAGGGATTATGAGTATTGCCGCTATGTTTTTGCGTCCTGTAGCAGGTAATTTAACTGATAAGTTTTCAAAATATAAGCTATCATTTATTGGTGGAGTTTTAATTTTAATTGGAATATTAGGCTATATTTTTACGCCATCTAGTGGATGGCTACTTTTGTTTCGCTTGATTAATGGAACTGGTTATGTGTTGTGTACAGTTTGTATGACAACTTGGTTAGCTTTTTTGGTTCCGCGGCAACGTGTTGGCGAAGCAATGGGATTTTACGGTTTAATGAATGCTTTAGCAATGGCTTTAGCACCAGCGATTGCGATAAATATTTATCAAAAGATTGGTTATCGTGAAGCCTTAATTGCTTCAGCGATAGCTGCTTTTTTGATGATTGTTTCTATTCAATTTGTAGGTAATCATGCTCAACCTAACCAAAAACTTCAAGAGGTTAAGCACACTCATTTTAAAATTATTCAATGGAATGTGCTTCCTGTTGCAATTTTAACTACTTTGTTTGCTTTGCCATATTTTACTACGCAGGCCGATATTGTAGCTTATGTAGAACAAAAGCATATTGATGTTGCCGTTGGGATGTATTTTATGATTTATGCGGTAGTTTTACTAGTTATTAGAATCGGGTTAAAGCGATTTTTTGATACGGTAAGATTTGGAGTATGGTTTTGGATTAGTACAGTTTCAACTGCCTTTTATATTTTAATGTTAGCATTTATGACTAACAATTGGATGATGGCATTGGCTGCAGCAGGGATGGCTATGGGATATGGAATTATTTATTCAGTTTTACAGTCAACTGCGCTTTTATTAGCACCAATTAGTGAACAAGGACTTGCTAGCTCCACATTCTATTTAGGCTTAGATATCGGAATGGCTTTGGGACCAATTTTATCAGGCTTTATTGATAGTATCTTACCAATTCAATACTTTTACCCAGTAGAATTAATATTAATCCCTTTGGTGATCATTGTTTATGTTATTTATAAAAAGCGGTTGAATGCTGCCATTGATAATCATTAA
- a CDS encoding PTS sugar transporter subunit IIA, which yields MDDKKTMSKTARWAYSLGAFGNDAFFALLSGYLIMFITSHLFNTGNAETDAKMISIITMTIMILRIVELFIDPFIGNAIDRTKTRWGHFRPWVVAGGTVSSIILLILFTNMGGLYKKNALLYVIVFGILYITMDIFYSFKDVGFWSMLPSLSTSSREREKTASYARIGSTVGQGLVGVLVMPAAIFFSAKATSTGDDRGWFIFALIVCLIALLTAWGVGIFTRENHSEIRENKKDTKGIIAIFKALSGNDQLMWVALAYLFYCVAIYITNSLEVYYFTYIMGMPKAFSIFSTINIFLGIISTSLFPILSKKITRKTLFSCCLGLMLIGIALFAVAGSNLPLVLLAASMFGFPQQMVFLIVLMVMTDSVEYGQLKLGHRDESLALSIRPLVDKFGGAISNGVVGQIAIIAGMTTGATASSITAAGQFKFKLMMFGLPAVMLIIAVAVFRAKVILSEKKHAEIVDELEKTWGKQFDKTDDTQVSGEIAVPTPISGKLMNLSSVNDQTFSSGSVGQGFAIKPSDGKVLAPFDATVRQVFTTRHAVGLVGDNGVVLLIHIGLGTVKLKGTGFVSYVEQGQKVKKGQELIEFWDPTIKKARLDDTVIVVVTNSDKFSTIQMTAKAGQSVQAEDNILELKTEPEKETIADNLQPAN from the coding sequence ATGGATGATAAAAAAACGATGTCGAAAACGGCACGATGGGCCTATAGTTTAGGGGCCTTTGGTAACGACGCGTTCTTTGCGCTGCTATCTGGATACTTGATTATGTTTATTACTTCGCACTTGTTTAATACAGGCAATGCGGAAACTGATGCGAAGATGATCAGTATCATTACCATGACAATTATGATTTTGAGAATTGTGGAATTGTTTATCGATCCATTTATCGGGAATGCGATTGATAGAACCAAAACTCGCTGGGGTCACTTCAGACCTTGGGTTGTAGCTGGTGGGACAGTTTCATCAATCATTCTGTTGATTTTATTCACTAACATGGGCGGATTATATAAGAAGAATGCACTTTTATATGTAATTGTCTTTGGAATTTTATACATTACAATGGATATTTTCTACTCATTTAAAGATGTAGGCTTCTGGTCCATGTTGCCATCACTTTCGACTAGTTCAAGAGAACGTGAAAAGACGGCTTCTTATGCTCGGATTGGTTCGACAGTGGGTCAAGGATTAGTTGGTGTCTTAGTTATGCCAGCAGCAATCTTTTTCTCCGCTAAAGCAACCAGTACTGGTGACGATCGTGGTTGGTTTATTTTTGCCTTAATTGTATGTTTGATTGCGCTTTTGACTGCATGGGGTGTGGGAATTTTTACCCGTGAAAATCATAGCGAAATCCGTGAAAATAAGAAGGATACTAAAGGAATCATTGCCATTTTTAAAGCTTTGTCTGGAAACGATCAATTGATGTGGGTTGCTTTGGCATACTTGTTCTATTGTGTGGCAATTTACATCACTAACTCTCTTGAAGTTTATTACTTCACTTATATCATGGGGATGCCAAAAGCTTTCTCAATCTTCTCAACTATCAACATTTTCTTAGGAATTATTTCTACTTCACTCTTTCCAATTTTATCTAAAAAGATTACTAGAAAGACTTTATTCTCCTGCTGTTTAGGCTTAATGTTAATCGGAATTGCACTCTTTGCCGTTGCTGGTAGCAATTTACCACTTGTTTTACTTGCTGCTTCAATGTTCGGTTTCCCTCAACAAATGGTCTTCTTGATCGTCTTGATGGTGATGACCGACTCAGTTGAATATGGTCAATTAAAGCTTGGTCACCGTGACGAATCACTTGCTTTATCCATCAGACCATTAGTTGATAAGTTCGGTGGAGCTATTTCTAACGGTGTTGTTGGTCAAATTGCTATCATTGCCGGCATGACGACAGGAGCAACTGCTTCTTCAATTACAGCTGCAGGTCAATTTAAGTTCAAGTTAATGATGTTTGGCTTGCCAGCTGTTATGTTAATTATTGCGGTAGCAGTTTTTAGAGCTAAGGTTATTTTGAGCGAAAAGAAGCACGCAGAAATCGTTGACGAACTGGAAAAGACTTGGGGCAAACAATTTGATAAGACTGATGATACTCAAGTTAGCGGCGAAATTGCTGTTCCAACTCCAATTTCAGGCAAGTTAATGAATCTAAGTTCAGTTAATGATCAAACATTTTCTTCAGGATCAGTGGGCCAAGGTTTTGCAATTAAACCAAGTGATGGTAAGGTGCTAGCCCCATTTGATGCAACTGTTAGACAGGTCTTTACCACGCGTCATGCTGTCGGTTTAGTTGGCGATAATGGAGTAGTCTTATTAATTCATATTGGACTTGGCACAGTTAAATTAAAGGGAACAGGCTTTGTATCATATGTTGAACAAGGTCAAAAAGTAAAGAAGGGTCAAGAGTTGATTGAATTCTGGGATCCCACTATTAAAAAGGCGCGTCTTGATGATACAGTAATTGTCGTGGTCACAAATTCAGATAAATTCTCTACCATTCAAATGACTGCTAAAGCTGGCCAAAGTGTTCAAGCTGAGGACAATATTTTGGAATTGAAGACTGAACCTGAAAAAGAGACTATCGCTGATAATCTTCAACCTGCAAATTAA
- a CDS encoding OsmC family protein codes for MEKYIVNSYLKDGTIQVDTKIGDHKLISDERMAEGGQNAGPDPVEYLATAVNSCIAISAGALAKANTQTITDFHVENHVELKPIVHTKRNVVSKMTIKVSFEGNIPQSEKEEFLRHALHVSTVYNTLAKVVEMDVKLG; via the coding sequence ATGGAAAAATATATTGTAAATTCATATTTAAAGGATGGCACTATTCAAGTTGATACCAAGATTGGAGATCATAAACTAATTAGTGATGAAAGAATGGCTGAGGGCGGTCAAAATGCAGGTCCAGATCCTGTAGAATATTTGGCTACAGCAGTTAACTCATGTATCGCAATTTCCGCTGGTGCACTTGCAAAGGCAAATACTCAAACAATCACTGATTTCCACGTTGAAAACCACGTTGAATTAAAACCTATTGTCCACACTAAGAGAAATGTTGTTTCAAAGATGACCATTAAGGTAAGTTTTGAAGGAAATATTCCTCAATCAGAAAAGGAAGAATTTTTAAGACATGCTCTTCATGTTTCAACTGTTTATAATACTTTAGCTAAAGTAGTTGAAATGGATGTTAAATTAGGCTAG